From the genome of Candidatus Acidiferrales bacterium:
AAGGAACTGGCCATTGGCGGCGGCCACAGGCGAAGAAGGATGGCTCACCTCGTCGTAGGGAAAACGGCGCGCCAGAAAACAGTACACGACCGGCAGCAAGGCTTTTTCCGGCCAGGTGAGCATCGTCTGGTCCGGCGAAACGGAAACCAGGCAGGCCTCAGCCTCCCGGGCGCGGTTCAAAGCCCATTCGAGCGCGCCCGGTTTGTGCCGCGTGTCAGCATCGGTGAACAACAGCCATCCTCCCCGCGCCTGATTTGCGCCCAGCCACACAGCGTGGTTTTTACCGGTCCAGCCAGCCGGAAGCGCCGGCGCGTTCACCACGCGGATGAGCGCGTCCTCTTTCGCCACCTCCCCGGCAATCTCTTCGGTCGCATCCGAGGATTCATCGTTCACGACGATGATCTCGAAATTACCTCTTTGTTGGAGAAGAGAACGAAGACAGGCTTCGATGTTGGCCGCTTCATTGCGGGCGGGCAGGATGATCGAAACCTGGATCTCTTCCGTCACATCAAAATTCCGGTTGGCCGCCGGCGAAGCGATGGGCTAGTGCCGTTCCAGCTATTCGGCGCTATTTTTTGACTCCAGTTCTAGCTCCTCGGAACGGGATAAGCCGCATGCCCGGCTCTTGCCCTCAGTACGGCGCGCCATTCCTGGTGTTCAAGTCAGGTATAATGCACAGGCTCATCGAGCTGGAACGGCACTAGACTGAGCGACCGATACGAACGCCGCCGGGATTATATTGGGAAGAGGCGGTCATGTCGAAGGTTAACGTCCTCCGGATCGCCATCGTGCTCGCGACGGCGGCTCTGCTGGCGGCCATATTCTATTCGCGGCAAAACCCCGAGCCGCCGCTTGCCCCATCGTCACCTGCCCCTGACTTTTCCTTCGACTCGAATGGACGGTCGGCCCGGCTGGGCGATCTGCGCGGGCACGTCGTCGTTCTCAACTTCTGGGCCACCTGGTGTGCTCCCTGCATCGTCGAAATGCCGTCGCTCGAAAGGCTCCACCGGGCGCTCAAGGATAAAGGAGTGATTGTCCTTGCCGTCAGCGTGGATGAAGATGCCGAGGCTTACCAGAGATTCGTTCGGGAAAAGGGCCTGACCTTTTCGACCGCCCGCGACCCTGGCCAGAAGATCGCCGCGCTTTATGGCACCTTTAAATTCCCCGAGACATTCGTCATTGACCGGCAGGGGCGGGTCGTGCGGAAGATTATCGGCCCGCTCGAATGGGACCAGCCGGAGGTCATTGACTTCCTTCTCGCCCTCGCAAGAGAGTAGTTGCCGGTCAGCCGGCGCCTTCCCGAAATGTCGGCAGCGGGCTTCACTTGAGCGGCAAGATATCATCAAGCCCGTTTTCGGCTGTGAATCACCGGCGAGAAAGGCGGCGCAATCGCAGGGAATTTCCCACGACAAAGATCGAGCTGAAGGACATCGCGAAAGCGGCCAGCATCGGGTTTAGCTTGCCGACGGCAGCGACCGGAATCAACAGGATGTTATAGATGAAGGCCCAAAAAAGATTCATCTTGATGGTGCGGAGGGTGCGGCGACTGATCTCCACCGCCCAGGGGATGGCGAGCAGGTCGTTACCCGCGATGGTGATGTCGGCCGCCTCAATGGCCACATCCGTGCCCGCGCCGATGGCCATGCCGAGGTCGGCCTGGGCAAGCGCGGGAGCATCGTTGATGCCGTCGCCTACCATCGCCACGACCTCGCCCCTGCTTTGCAGTTCCTGGACAACCTGCGCCTTGCCCGCCGGCAAAACGCCCGCCCGTGTCCGGGCAATGCCGACCTCCTTGGCAACCGCATTCACGGTGTGAAGGTTGTCACCGCTCAGGAGCCAAACCTTCAAGCCAAGGTTCTTCAGCCGCTCGACCGCCTCGCGCGCCTCAGGCTTCGGGGCATCGGCCAGGGCAACCAGGCCCATGAGCCGCTTGCCGCGGGCCACGTAGATCACCGTGCGGCCGCGATCCGCCAGCGAGGTGGCGGTCCCCTCGGCTTCCGCGCAGTCCACCCTCGCTTCTTCCATCAAAGCGCGTGTCCCGATCCAAACCGTTTCGCCGCTCGATTCCGCCCGCGCTCCCTTGCCCGGGATGGCCTGGAAATTTTGTACCTTCCCCGCGCTGGTTGCGGCCTGGCCCTGAGCGTACCGGACAATCGCCGCCGCGAGAGGATGCTCGGAATGGCTCTCCACCGCTGCCGCAAGGTCCAGAATCTCTTCCGGAAGAAAATCGCTGCTGAGCGCAACCAGGTCGGTGACCTCGGGCCGGCCGGCGGTCAAGGTTCCTGTCTTGTCAAGGATGATCGTTGAAATTTTCCCGGAGCGCTCGAGCGCCTCGCCACCCTTGATCAAAACGCCGTGTTCGGCTCCTTTGCCGGTGCCCACCATGATCGCCGTCGGCGTCGCCAGCCCCATGGCGCAGGGACAAGCCACGATCAATACGGCAACGGCGAAAATCATCGCTTTCCCGAAGCCCGCGCCAAACAGCAGCCACCAGACAAGAAGAGTCCCCAGCGCAACCAGCATGACCGCCGGAACAAACACCGCGGAAACGCGGTCGGCCAGCCGCTGCATGGAAGCCTTTGTGCCCTGCGCTTGCTCGACCAGACGAATGATTTGCCCGAGCGTGCTATCTTCGCCCACGCGAGTCGCCCGGCAACGCAGCGCTCCGTTTTGGTTCACCGTCCCGCCGATCACCTTGTCGCCGGGTCCTTTGTCTGCGGGCACGCTCTCCCCGGTTACCATCGCTTCATCAACGGCTGACGTCCCTTCGATCAC
Proteins encoded in this window:
- a CDS encoding TlpA disulfide reductase family protein, translated to MSKVNVLRIAIVLATAALLAAIFYSRQNPEPPLAPSSPAPDFSFDSNGRSARLGDLRGHVVVLNFWATWCAPCIVEMPSLERLHRALKDKGVIVLAVSVDEDAEAYQRFVREKGLTFSTARDPGQKIAALYGTFKFPETFVIDRQGRVVRKIIGPLEWDQPEVIDFLLALARE
- a CDS encoding heavy metal translocating P-type ATPase, yielding MSGPIQIEATPIRPRAARPAGGGASQLVLDIFGMHCASCVDHVERALKKVDGVQRAAVNLATEKAVVEHTPALSDPGSLIRAVEGAGYKARLVTPPSSGRPAQRGEATLSLERRRREELRQLRVTLILTAGLALPVVLLNMLAMGWRWTGLILFLLTLPVWLYGGWMFHWGAARALASRTVNMDTLVSVGTSAAFFYSTYALIAGRIHDLYFDTAAVIVALILVGKYVETRAKSRTSEAIRKLIRLQPQTARVELGGSVREIAIEEVRRDDIFLLKPGERVPVDGEVIEGTSAVDEAMVTGESVPADKGPGDKVIGGTVNQNGALRCRATRVGEDSTLGQIIRLVEQAQGTKASMQRLADRVSAVFVPAVMLVALGTLLVWWLLFGAGFGKAMIFAVAVLIVACPCAMGLATPTAIMVGTGKGAEHGVLIKGGEALERSGKISTIILDKTGTLTAGRPEVTDLVALSSDFLPEEILDLAAAVESHSEHPLAAAIVRYAQGQAATSAGKVQNFQAIPGKGARAESSGETVWIGTRALMEEARVDCAEAEGTATSLADRGRTVIYVARGKRLMGLVALADAPKPEAREAVERLKNLGLKVWLLSGDNLHTVNAVAKEVGIARTRAGVLPAGKAQVVQELQSRGEVVAMVGDGINDAPALAQADLGMAIGAGTDVAIEAADITIAGNDLLAIPWAVEISRRTLRTIKMNLFWAFIYNILLIPVAAVGKLNPMLAAFAMSFSSIFVVGNSLRLRRLSRR